The DNA window TGGAGCTTTATTTTATTAATGACTTTGATTTGAAGATAGACAGTAAAAATACTTTTCCTCACTCTGCCGGCATTGCCTCTTCGGCATCGGCCATGAGTGCAATAGCATTGTGTATTACAGAGTTGCAATTTAACCTTGAAGGAAGAGATATACGATCAGATGAATTTTTAAAAATGGCCTCATATAGATCTAGATTAGGAAGTGGGTCAGCCTGCAGGTCATTATTTTCAACAGCATCACTCTGGGGTAGAATTCCAAATGTACCACAATCTTCAGATGAATATGGAATTGACTGGTCTGCAAATGTTCATAATAATTTTAAAGATATTCAGGATTGGATTTTCATCATTAACAAAGAGGAAAAATCCGTGTCTTCTACTGCAGGACATGAGCTCATGAAGCTACATCCATATAGGGATGCAAGGATCCAACAGGCAAATGACAATATTCATAAATTGATCAAAATTTTATCGGAGGGAGATTGGAATGGATTTATCGATATATGTGAGGAGGAAGCACTTACTCTGCATGGATTGATGATGAGTTCGAGACCGGGATATCTTTTGCTTGAACCAGATTCCATTAGAATTATTCAAGCTATCAGGAAGTTCAGAAATGAAACGAATATTAATATTGGTTTCAGTATAGATGCAGGGCCTAACATACATATGCTTTTCCCTCAAAAATTTATGTCAGAAGTAGCCTCATGGTGCAAGACTAGTTTTGGGGATTACTATAATCATGGCAAAATAATTTTTGATCAAATCGGAAAGGGTCCTAAACAAATAATATTATGAGAATTCAAATATTATTAGGTATTATTTTTACAATATCAAACATTTGTGCTCAGGGCAATGCTTCAGCACAAGGATCAAAAGTTAAGAACAATTCTTATGATAGGTTATTAAATACATTATTAAAACATTCTGTTCCTGAAATAAATGCAACAGAATTGGTTACTCGAATGGATGAATTTATTTTACTTGATACAAGGGAATTAAGAGAGTATGAAATTAGTCATTTAAGGGGTGCAAGGTGGGTAGGTTATTACAACTTTAAAATTCAAAAAATAATTGACCTTAATAAAGATTGTCCAATCGTTTGTTATTGTTCAGTTGGATATCGTAGTGAGAAAATCTGTGAACAACTTAAAGCAAATGGATTTAATGATGTTTCAAATTTATATGGCAGTATTTTTGAGTGGGCAAATTTGGGGTATCCATTGTATGGCAGTGATGGAAAATTGACAAATTACATACATGGATTCTCAAAACTGTGGGGACGTTATATGAATAATAAATCTTATGTAAAAGTGTACAAATAGATACCGAGAAAAAATTCAAAA is part of the Candidatus Vicinibacter affinis genome and encodes:
- a CDS encoding diphosphomevalonate decarboxylase, translated to MITKKVCWQSPSNLAIVKYWGKYGMQIPMNPSISFTLDRSYTETTIELLTQGKGNIEFTYDGSKNEKFANKVKRFLNALELYFINDFDLKIDSKNTFPHSAGIASSASAMSAIALCITELQFNLEGRDIRSDEFLKMASYRSRLGSGSACRSLFSTASLWGRIPNVPQSSDEYGIDWSANVHNNFKDIQDWIFIINKEEKSVSSTAGHELMKLHPYRDARIQQANDNIHKLIKILSEGDWNGFIDICEEEALTLHGLMMSSRPGYLLLEPDSIRIIQAIRKFRNETNINIGFSIDAGPNIHMLFPQKFMSEVASWCKTSFGDYYNHGKIIFDQIGKGPKQIIL
- a CDS encoding rhodanese-like domain-containing protein; protein product: MRIQILLGIIFTISNICAQGNASAQGSKVKNNSYDRLLNTLLKHSVPEINATELVTRMDEFILLDTRELREYEISHLRGARWVGYYNFKIQKIIDLNKDCPIVCYCSVGYRSEKICEQLKANGFNDVSNLYGSIFEWANLGYPLYGSDGKLTNYIHGFSKLWGRYMNNKSYVKVYK